The following are encoded together in the Glycine soja cultivar W05 chromosome 5, ASM419377v2, whole genome shotgun sequence genome:
- the LOC114412704 gene encoding uncharacterized protein LOC114412704 isoform X1, whose protein sequence is MQWLRHGIFILCGRQSDASRSSATMNPFPLAYGRSVCVNREFSCKLPIAKIIVEVVSGDAPIGIIQTPAPFECIDEDSSTNEAKIVMGPEEYYMKHHGENS, encoded by the exons AT GCAATGGTTGAGGCATGGCATCTTCATCTTGTGTGGTCGCCAATCTGATGCGTCGAGATCTTCTGCAACAATGAATCCTTTTCCTTTAGCATATGGAAGAAGTGTTTGTGTGAATAGAGAGTTTTCGTGCAAACTTCCAATAGCGAAGATAATCGTGGAAGTAGTTTCTGGAGATGCCCCAATTGGAAT aatcCAAACTCCTGCACCTTTTGAGTGCATAGACGAAGACTCTTCTACCAATGAAGcaaaaatt GTAATGGGACCAGAGGAGTACTATATGAAGCATCATGGTGAGAATTCATGA
- the LOC114412704 gene encoding uncharacterized protein LOC114412704 isoform X2 — MQWLRHGIFILCGRQSDASRSSATMNPFPLAYGRSVCVNREFSCKLPIAKIIVEVVSGDAPIGIIQTPAPFECIDEDSSTNEAKIRSTI, encoded by the exons AT GCAATGGTTGAGGCATGGCATCTTCATCTTGTGTGGTCGCCAATCTGATGCGTCGAGATCTTCTGCAACAATGAATCCTTTTCCTTTAGCATATGGAAGAAGTGTTTGTGTGAATAGAGAGTTTTCGTGCAAACTTCCAATAGCGAAGATAATCGTGGAAGTAGTTTCTGGAGATGCCCCAATTGGAAT aatcCAAACTCCTGCACCTTTTGAGTGCATAGACGAAGACTCTTCTACCAATGAAGcaaaaatt AGGAGTACTATATGA